In the genome of Dromiciops gliroides isolate mDroGli1 chromosome 1, mDroGli1.pri, whole genome shotgun sequence, the window TATTTGCAAAGTCTGAATTAGTCATTGAGGTCCCTGTGCCCTAGAaccagaatgctctccttccctctctaaaACCGATAGGAAAGAATACCTCtaatttccccttcctctcctttctcttctcatttctccttttgTTATGATTTAACTTGAGCTCATgtagcatttttttcttgtaactAATAATGTACGTACCATGCAATATGTTGGACCTTTCCACAGGTGTAAGAAGTTTGGCGTGCCAGTGGAGAAGATTTATAACAAAACCCAGAGGGAGAAGTTTGCTTGGGCAATTGATATGGCAGatgaagattttgagttctaaccTAGTATTTCTGCATCTATTTTTGAATCGTTGAGATTTTCAATTATTAAACAACATTGGGAGGAATTTTGTACAATGAAGTATTTTACTAAAGATATATCTGGTTCTGCAATCTGAGTGTTATTCCTGCTTCCTGAGTCTTGGTCAGAAACATAACAGGGAGCTCCTTTCTGGTGTGACTGCTGAGGTCATCAGCCTTTTGTCTTTTCTAGCTTCTGGGACACTATTAAGTTTTATGACAGAAGTCCATCTCTGTTGTAAGATTTGTCCTTTTAATTTATTGGTAATAATGAAAACCTATAGAGAAAATTCAAAGCCAAAtactctgtgtttgtgtgtaaatAGATTTTTAGATATTAATTGTGTTTCCTTTTTACTCAGTAGAGATTTCATGGGTTTTCTAAGATGCAAAgtcctatatttatttatctaaagggagaaatttaacattttaatcatcCTTAGTCAGAAACTTATGCAGTTCTGTTGCTAAGGAAACAGTCAGCATCATGAATCAGCTGGGACCAGAACTCGAGTCTCCTAATTCCCATTCCAGAGCTTTCTGTTGTAATAGTCTGTAGATTCACAAAATTAAATCTGGGTGAGATCTTATAAACCATGTAAACCAACATCCTCAGTTGGGAAAAAATgccagagggaaagaagggagactCAGATATTTGGAAGAGTGGAAGGGACAGGCAGTGAAAGTTGTTGGCTTTTTTCATGCCTCTACAGGGCCTCTTCCTGCTGCCTCTCCATCTCCATGCATAAGGTGAGCCTGATTTCACACTTGAATCTCTATCCTTTCAGCTCCTCAGCTTCTCAAATTAGAGAATTTGAAAAGGTCTCCCCTCCACACCCCACACCCCACATCCTCAGCCTCTGGGGAAAGCATGTCTTAAGGCCAGGATCCCATTTATCCTTTGGGTGGTATACACTGACCATTTCCCTTCGAGGCTTAGACCTCTACCCAGATGAGAAAGTATGTCCTCTGCCCCACCCCTAGGGTTCACATGAGCCACCCAGAAGACTCATTTCCATAGTGTCCACATTACTACTCTGGCAAAATATTTGACCAAACAGTTAATCAACAGATGTTTATTGGACAGCTGACTCTTGGCCAGGTTCTTTAGGGGAACAGTAAACATGTAACACTTggtccctcccttcaaggagctcccagtcttaACAAGGGTTGACaagacatacacacaaataagaTAATCACATGCTCAAATGCATGGTATTGACACTAAGTATTTTTAGAAACTCATGAAAAATTGCTAAGTACTAGAATAGGTAGAGAAGGTTTTCTGGAAGACATGGGACCTCTACTGGACCTTGTAGGATAAGACAGGAGGAAGGAAGTGGTTTCAGATGACAAGAATGAAGGCTCAGAAGTGAAAACAAATATGCTATGTGTTAATAGCAAGGAAACAGCCCACTGTGGTGGGCTACAAGAACGGACCATGAGCCTTCAAGACCAACCCAAGTAGTTTGGTTTATATCCTCTAGACAGAATCCACTGAAAGATTCTGAGCTGAACCATAAATGTCAAAGTGGGTAGATTAATGTGATGGTTGGGTTTGGAGtttagggaatgactgaaaataGGGAAATTGGTTTTATTCAAGGATAATGTGATGCAgcccagaagaaaataatagcgaGAAGTACGAACAGAAGAAGTAACACTTGTGATTATTGCTCAGTCCCCTTTGCTTCCATGAATGCTTGctctattgattctttttttattcctttgatttgTCCTGAGTAGGGAAGGGAGAGGCCTTTGAAGACTTGCCTACAGCTATCAATTTCATCAGTGACTTGGCACTCATTGATTGCTTCTTTATAGGTGACTTTTCTAACACAAAACCAATTGGATAGGGTCTCAATCCTTAAGGCCATTATAATTTGAGAACTATTTGAAATCCAATTAAGAATTTTCCTTTACGCATTCACCTGAAAATATTGTTTTCCGAGGAGTATGTGAACTCTTTaactaaaggctttcccacagtTGTACTCAAGACCTCTCTTCGTTCTGAATCCTCTGGTGTTCAGTGACATCAGAGTTAAGCCTAAGCATTTTCTCAAATCTATTACGTTTTCTTGGTTTCGTTTCCATGTGGATTCTCTGGTGTTCAGTAAGTAACGCAGATTGattgaaagctttcccacatgcattacattcatagggtCTTTCTcctgtgtgaattctctggtgccTAATGAGATTGGAGCTCTGGCTGAAGGCTTTGCCACATTCTCTGCATTCATATGGGTTTTCTCCATGATGTATTCGTTGATGTCTAACAACATTTGAACTATGGATgaaagttttcccacattcattacattcataaggtttctctccagtatgaattctctggtgctTAATAGCATCAGAGCTCTGACTGAAtgtttttccacattcattacattcataaggcttctctccagtgtgaattctctggtgacggataagatttgaactctggctgAAAGCTTTGCCACATTctttgcattcataaggtttctctccattgtgaattctctgatgtctaaCTACATGTGAGCTGTGAATAAAAGTCTTTCCGCAGTCACTACATTCATAcggtttctctccagaatggatcCTGTGGTGTTTAATAACATCTGAGCTTTGGCTGAAGGTCTTCCCACATTCCTCacattcatagggtttttctccagtgtgaattctctggtgtttaATAATATCTGAATGGCATTTGAAGCTTTTCCCACATAGATCACATTTATGGGGCCTCACTTCTTTGGCATTTCCCTGATGTTTAACAAAATTTGAATTCTGATTGAAGTTTTCCCCAGATATATTCTGTTTATGGGCTCCCTTCCCTCTGAGAGTTTTCCCAGACAAGGAATCTTTCTGCCTCTCTGAATTGTCCTCAGTCTTACAAGATTCATGGAACTCTGTTTCCTGGAGTACATCCAGGAGTTCTGAAGATGGCAGCCCTGCATGACGTGATACCGATTCCTCAGGAAACTCTTGCTTTGGGGTCCATTTTTCCTTCTTAGCACTGATCTCATagcctaaaacaaaacaagacttaAATGTTatctaattggggggggggacattTCTAAAAGAAGCCATATATGATGGATGTTAAAAGTACTTTTAAATGTATTAAGTACTAAAGAAGGCAGCATTGCTACTAAATGGAAACCCATGGCTATTTCatgtttaaagcccttcccaaactagcacctctcttcctccctt includes:
- the LOC122745812 gene encoding zinc finger protein 391-like, with product MYVAVQLEGPGGADGEGLLTSRPKSIFLLREVQTGGGPVEVWIHQNMMRTALLMASRAFYVFQALFMGSVPENTPEVLGGEGGTLGIAAPLRGEGPLPAGGSAQARGLWMFGQYFFSLSPVCAEQQEVSLEMAALGPPSRSPPVPPAISFSSPGVRPGPPSPQAHLRFYHDHHEFPVSKPEMISQLEGDEELRSPGLQGGYEISAKKEKWTPKQEFPEESVSRHAGLPSSELLDVLQETEFHESCKTEDNSERQKDSLSGKTLRGKGAHKQNISGENFNQNSNFVKHQGNAKEVRPHKCDLCGKSFKCHSDIIKHQRIHTGEKPYECEECGKTFSQSSDVIKHHRIHSGEKPYECSDCGKTFIHSSHVVRHQRIHNGEKPYECKECGKAFSQSSNLIRHQRIHTGEKPYECNECGKTFSQSSDAIKHQRIHTGEKPYECNECGKTFIHSSNVVRHQRIHHGENPYECRECGKAFSQSSNLIRHQRIHTGERPYECNACGKAFNQSALLTEHQRIHMETKPRKRNRFEKMLRLNSDVTEHQRIQNEERS